A single genomic interval of Camelina sativa cultivar DH55 chromosome 11, Cs, whole genome shotgun sequence harbors:
- the LOC104723667 gene encoding uncharacterized protein LOC104723667 codes for MEVPVIWVFLMCCIFCCISISHNNGFVEAKRFSKFEDLEIEKRLKAMNKPDVKIIKTKDGESYGCVDFFKQPAFDHPSMKNHTYHYTMRPIWKGMREKKTNNTGFGYLWENGVGCPIGTVPIQRVTKEDILRLDSYGDSHKPRGSWNTTSYDPNSPLHFDQHHFAVARSIDPEQRFHGATMELCLTAPKVKPTQYSASRLHIQIGKDFIQTGFTVNPVLYKDHQPRTFVYTYAGGKSCYNSNCNVGMLLVRQDFPLGTALLPVSIRGAKTSHYGIFGLIKDQKNGNWWLQFGDQGEEVGFWPSSRFHQGFGNLVEWGGEVYSASLRSPEMGYGQFPVEALRYDAYMKRISILDDSYNVDRSVAYLQEFTDNDRGYQVLDDARTSKYPHDGHIIFFGGPGNI; via the exons ATGGAAGTGCCAGTGATATGGGTGTTCTTAATGTGTTGCATCTTTTGTTGCATAAGCATAAGTCATAACAATGGTTTCGTCGAAGCCAAGAGATTTTctaaatttgaagatttagAAATCGAGAAGAGACTAAAGGCTATGAACAAACCCGATGTCAAGATCATCaag actaaAGATGGAGAAAGCTATGGGTGTGTGGATTTCTTTAAGCAACCAGCATTTGATCACCCTTCTATGAAAAATCACACATACCATTACACG ATGCGTCCAATATGGAAGggaatgagagaaaaaaagacaaacaataCTGGATTTGGTTACTTATGGGAGAATGGTGTGGGTTGTCCCATTGGTACAGTCCCTATACAAAGAGTCACCAAAGAGGATATTTTGAGATTAGACTCATATGGCGATAGTCATAAACCCCGTGGCTCTTGGAACACGACCAGTTATGATCCTAATAGTCCTCTTCATTTTGACCAACATCAT TTTGCAGTGGCTCGATCGATAGACCCAGAACAAAGGTTTCATGGAGCAACAATGGAACTTTGTCTAACTGCGCCTAAGGTTAAGCCAACCCAGTACAGTGCTTCTAGACTTCACATTCAGATCGGAAAGGATTTCATCCAAACTGGTTTTACT GTAAATCCAGTATTGTACAAGGACCACCAACCTCGGACTTTCGTCTATACATAT GCAGGTGGAAAATCATGTTACAATAGCAACTGCAACGTTGGAATGTTACTCGTTCGTCAAGATTTTCCACTTGGTACGGCTTTATTGCCGGTATCTATTCGTGGTGCTAAGACAAGTCACTATGGAATCTTTGGTCTAATCAAG GACCAGAAGAATGGAAATTGGTGGTTGCAATTTGGTGATCAGGGAGAAGAAGTTGGATTTTGGCCGTCCAGTAGGTTTCATCAAGGCTTTGGAAACTTGGTCGAGTGGGGTGGAGAAGTATACAGCGCATCATTGCGGAGTCCTGAAATGGGATATGGACAATTTCCAGTTGAAGCGTTGCGTTACGATGCATATATGAAACGTATATCCATACTCGATGATAGTTATAATGTAGACCGTAGTGTGGCCTATCTCCAAGAATTTACAGACAACGATCGGGGTTACCAAGTGCTAGACGACGCAAGGACTTCCAAATACCCTCATGACggtcatattatattttttggtggTCCAggaaatatctaa